The window CCCGGGGTCCACATAGAGCGCGTACAGCTCGGCGTCCTCGGTCCGGGTGTCGCCCTCGCGGTACGGACCGTGGCAGGCCCAGCCGACCGTGCCGCCGTTCCGCTCGGCGATCAGGTCCACGCGCGTGCCGTGGCCCTGCGTGAGGCGGGTGCGATGCCGCTCTGCGTCCTCCGTGACGCTGAGACCGTCGAGGTAGGGCTGGGGCATCAGCCCCCGGTAGGCGGAGCGCCAGCCGCCGACGCGAATCTCGGCGACGCGGTCGCAGTCGGCGAGACTCATCTGGCGGATCCGGAGGTTAACGTCGTCCATGGCGGCACCCTAGGGCGCGTCCGGCCCGGCGGGCGCCCGATTAATCGGGGAGCAGAAGGGGACGCGCCGCCTGTTCGGCCAGCACCGCGAACGCCTCGATCTCCATCCGGAACTCCGGCCGCACCAGGGCCGCCACCTGCACTGCCGACGCGGCCGGCAGACGGTCGTCCGGTATGTGCTCGGCGCGAGCTTCACGGATCGCTGGCAGGTCCGCCATGTCCGTGACGTAGAAGGTGAGTTTGACGACGTCGTCGAAGGTCGCCCCGGCGGCGGCCAGGCAGCGCCTGAGATTCTCGAAGACCTGACGGGCCTGCGCGGCCGGGTCGCCCTCGCCGACCAGCTCGCCCGACTCGTCGAGCGGGAGCTGGCCGGCGACGGCCACGAAGCGGCCGGTGCCCATGACCACATGGCTGTACTGCGGGGCGGCGGCCACCCCGGTGGGGGCGGGAATCCTGGTCAGCTCACTCATGCGTCCATGGTGGACCATGGGTCTGACAATGCCCGCCCCCCGAGGGTGCGCTCAGCCGCGGAAGCCGAGCAGCCCGTGCAGCGTCGTGCCTCGCGAGGAGGCCGACGACGTCGAGCTCAGCGGCTTCGGGTCGGGCAGCGCGTCACACACCGCGTCCACCTCGCCGCCGCTGCGCGGCACCGTGCCGTCGGCCAGATACTTCGCCAGATGCTTGTCCAGGCAGGCGTTCCCGCTCAGCGAGATGCCGTGGTTCTGGCCGCCCTGCTCGACCACCAGGCTGGAGTTGTGCAGCATCCGATGGACCGTCACGGCACCGTGGTACGGCGTGGCCGCGTCACCGGTCGCCTGGAACAGCAGCACCGGCGGCAGCTCGCCGTTGGCGACGTCCACCGGTTCCAGGGAGTCGGTCGGCCAGAACGCGCAGGGCGCGTTGTACCAGGCGTTGCTCCAGGTCATGAACGGCGCCTTCGCGTACACCGCCCAGTTGTCGTCACGCCACTGCTCCCAGTCGCGCGGCCAGTCCGCGTCCCGGCACTGGACGGACGTATAGATGCTGTAGCTGTTGTCGCCCGCGGCGTCCACGGCGGCGAAGTTGTCGTACGCCTCCACCAGCGGATCGGTGTTCTTGTCGCCCACGTACGCGGCGAAGGCCTCGGCGAGATAGGGCCAGTAGCCGTTGTAGTAGCCGCCGGGCAGGAAGGTGTCCTCCAGTTCGGCGGCGCCCACCTTGCCGCCGGCCGGCTTCTTCGCCAGCGCGGCCCGCATCGCGTACCACTTGGCCTCGATCTTCGCCGGATCGGTGCCCAGTTTGTAGGTCGCGTGGTGCTTGGCGACCCATGCCATGAAGGCGAGGTGACGGTCGTTGAAGGCGTAGTCCTGCGCGAGGTTGTCCTCGTACCAGACGCCCGTCGGGTCCACGACCGAGTCCAGGACCAGACGCCGCACCCGCTCCGGGAAGAGCTTGGCGTAGACCGCGCCGAGATAGGTGCCGTACGAGTAACCGAAGTAATTGATCCGCTGGGCGCCCAGCGCATGCCGGATCGAGTCCATGTCCTGCACGGCGCTGATCGTGTTGATGTACGGCAGCAGATCCGCGTACTTGTCGCCGCAGGCCTTGGCGAAGGACTTCGCGCGCTGGAGGTTGGCCTTCTCGATCGCCGGGGTGCTCGGCACCGAGTCCGGGCGCACCGGGTTGAAGTACCCGGGCTTGCAGGTGAGGGCGGGCTTGCTCTTGCCGACCCCGCGCGGGTCGAAGCCGATGACGTCGTACTGCGCCGCCACCTCCTTGGGCAGCGTGGAGGCGACGAAGCCGGCCAGCGTCAGACCGCTGCCGCCGGGTCCGCCGGGGTTGACCAGCAGCGGGCCCTGGTACTTTTTCGCGGTGTGCGGAACGCGGGAGAGCGCGAGCGTGATCTGCTGCCCGTGCGGATTCGTGTGGTCGAGCGGCACCTTGAGGGAAGCGCACTGGAGCGTCGGGTAATTGGTGGTGCCGCAGCCCTTCCAGGTGAGCTTCGGAGCCGAGTGCGGCGCGCTCGCCTCGGCGGGGACGGCCGTGAAGGTCCCGGCCACGATCACGGCGGCACCGCACAGCACGGCTGCGCGTTTTCTCATCGAGTCCTCCCAGGACGGAGGGTGTGCGGACCGCGAGGGTCACGGTCCACGCCGCATCGTCCCGGAAAGGCCGCCCGGAAGAACGTGTTCTGGCAATACTTGACCCAATTGGGTCGTGCGTTGCGCTCGAATGCTCTCAGATCAGCGAGAGTTGAACAGGCTCGGTCATCTGAGCCTCTGTCATCTGCGCCTCGGCCGGCTCCGGCTCACGGATCCGGCGCGGCATCCCCGCGCGCGTGGGGCCGATGCCGTACTCCTCGGCCAGCTCGTGCACCTGACGGGTGATCCGGCGCTGGTACCACTTCGGGGCGTAGGCGCCGTCCGCGTACAGCCGCTGGTAGCGGCGCACCAGGTACGGGTGGTGGTGTTCGAGCCAGGCCATGAACCACTCGCGGGCGCCGGGGCGCAGATGCAGCACCAGCGGGGTCACGGAGGTCGCGCCGGCCGCCGCTATCGCCCTTACGGTGGCCCGCAGTTGGGCCGGGCTGTCGCTCAGGAACGGGATCACCGGTGCCATCAGCACCCCGACCCCGATGCCGTGCTCGCCGAGGGTCTTCACGACGTCCAGGCGCCGCTCGGGGGCGGGCGTGCCCGGCTCCACGGTGCGCCAGAGCTCGGTGTCGGTGAAGCCGACCGAGACGGAGATACCGACGTCCGTCACCGCGGCCGCCTGCTTCAGCAGCTCCAGGTCGCGCAGGATGAGCGTGCCCTTGGTCAGGATCGAGAAGGGGTTGGCGTGGTCGCGCAGGGCGCCGATGATGCCCGGCATCAGCCGGTAGCGGCCCTCCGCCCGCTGATAGCAGTCGACGTTCGTGCCCATGGCGATGTGCTCGCCCTGCCAGCGCCGTGAGCCGAGCTGGCGGCGCAGCAGCTCCGGCGCGTTCACCTTGACCACGATCTGGGAGTCGAAGCCGAGGCCGGTGTCGAGGTCCAGATAGCTGTGTGTCTTGCGCGCGAAGCAGTACACGCACGCGTGCGAGCAGCCTCGGTAGGGATTGACCGTCCACTCGAAGGGCATGCGGGAAGCCCCCGGCACCCGGTTGATGATCGAGCGGGCCCGGATCTCGTGGAAGGTGATGCCACGGAACTCGGGGGTGTCGAAGGTACGGGTGGTCACCGCGTCGGCGCCGAACAGAGCGGCGTCGGCCCGGCTGTGGTCGGACTGGTCGGACTCCAGGGCGAGGTTCTCCCAGCGCATGAGGCCTCCTCGGTAGCACTGACCACAGAATAGAACACATGTTCCCTTGATCGTGCGACCCCGATTTGGGCGGCCGGGTCACCGGGTGGTTGGCTTGCCCCCAACCCCCGAGCAATTCAGGTCCTGGAGGAAGTCAATGGCGCAGGTCGAGGCCACTACGGAGCGGGTCGTCGCGGCGGACGCGGAGAAGGTGTTCGACGCCCTCGCCGACTACAGCGGCACCCGCGAGAAGCTGCTGCCCGAGCACTTCAGCGAGTACGAGGTGCGCGAGGGCGGCGACGGCGAGGGCACCCTCGTCCACTGGAAGCTCCAGGCCACCAGCAAGCGGGTGCGCGACTGTCTGCTGGAGGTCAGCGAGCCCACCGACGGCGAGCTCGTCGAAAAGGACCGCAACTCCTCCATGGTCACCACCTGGCGCGTCACCCCGGCGGGCGAGGGCAAGTCCCGGGTCGTCGTCACCACCACCTGGCAGGGCGCCGGCGGCGTCGGCGGCTTCTTCGAGAAGACCTTCGCCCCCAAGGGCCTCGGGCGGATCTACGACGCGCTGCTCGGCAAGCTCGCCGCCGAGGTCGAGAAGTAGGCTCCGGCCCTCAACGGGCTGATCCCCGGCGGTCGTTGGCCGCCTCACCGATTCGGGTGGATCTCCGGTCCGCCCATCGGTTTGCCGTAACTCGTCGCGCTTGCTGGCAGTTGTCGCTTTACGCGGGAATTGTGCGGTGGCGCGACGAGGGGAGCGGTACGTGGGCGGGATCACTCTGGAGCGGGACGAGACGGTCGCCGCGCCTGTTGTGCCGAAGCCGCCCCGGCAGGCCGAACTCAGCCCACGCCGGGTGCGGTTGGTCTTCATCGGGCTGATGCTCGCGCTGCTGCTGGCCGCGCTGGAGCAGATGATCGTCGCCACCGCGCTCCCGAAGATCGTCGGCGAGCTGCACGGCCTGGACAAGATGTCCTGGGCGATCACCGCCTACCTGCTCACCTCCACCATCGGCCTGCCGATCTACGGCAAACTCGGCGATCTGCTCGGCCGTAAAGGCGTCTTCCAGTTCGCGATCGTCGTCTTCGTCATCGGCTCCGCGCTCGCCGGGCGGGCCGAGACCATGGACCAGCTGATCGTCTACCGGGCCGTCCAGGGCGTCGGGGCGGGCGGCCTCATGATCGGCGTGCAGGCGATCATCGCCGACATCGTGCCGCCCCGGCAGCGCGGCCGCTACATGGGGCTGATCGGCGCCGTGTTCGGACTCGCCTCTGTCGCGGGGCCCCTGCTCGGCGGCTACTTCACCGACCATCTCTCCTGGCGCTGGTGCTTCTACATCAACGTCCCCTTCGGCATCGTCACCCTCGCCGTCGTCGCCGTCGTACTGAAGCTGCCGAAGCCCGAGACCAAGCCCCGGCTCGACATCCTCGGCGCGCTGCTGCTCGCCGCCGCCTCCACCTGCCTGGTGCTGCTGACCAGTTGGGGCGGCACCGAGTACGCCTGGGACTCGCACGTCATCCTCGGACTCGGCGCGGGCGCGGCGGCGGCCGCCGTGCTGTTTCTCGTAGCCGAGCACTTCGCCCCCGAACCCCTCATCCCGCTACGGCTGTTCAGGGACTCCGTCTTCAACATCACCGGCCTGGTGGGCCTGGTGATCGGCGTCGCCCTGTTCGGCGCCGCCAGCTATCTGCCGACCTTCTTGCAGATGGTCGACGGAGCGTCCGCCACCGAGTCCGGGCTGCTGATGCTGCCCATGATGGGCGGCATCGTCGGCGCCTCCATCGTCTCCGGACAGCTCATCAGCCACACCGGGCGCTACAAGATCTACCCGGTCCTCGGCGGTGCCCTCTCCGTCGTCGGCATGTGGCTGCTGTCCCGGCTCGACGCCGACACGCCCCGACTGCACTACAGCATCTGGATGGCCCTCCTCGGCGCCGGAATCGGCATGGTGATGCCGGTCCTGATCCTCGCCGTACAGAACTCCGTGCGCCCCGCCGACCTCGGCACCGCCACCAGCGCCAACAACTACTTCCGGCAGATCGGCGGCAGCGTCGGCGCCGCGATCTTCGGCACCCTCTTCGCCGACCGGCTCACCGACGCGCTCGCCGACCGGGTGCCCACGCGCGCGGGCGCCGAGCTGCCCGCCGCCGAGTCCATCACCCCGCAGGTCGTCCACGCGCTGCCGCCGGCCCTGCGCGACGACTACATCCAGGCCTACGCCGACGCCATGCCGAGGATCTTCCTCTACCTCGTGCCGGTGCTCGTCCTCGGCCTGCTCATCGCCTTCTTCCTCAAGGAGAAACCGCTGGTGTCCCACCCCACCGCCGAAACCGAGCCCGCCCCCGTCAACGCCCCCGTTCCGCATGCCCGTTCGCCCTACGCAGCCGGAATCCCCGTCTGCGGCACGGTGCAACACCCCGACGGAACCGTGGTCCCGCGCGCGGCCCTCACGCTCATCGACGCCGTCGGACAGCAGATCGGGCGGGGCGCCAGCGGCGAGGACGGACGGTACGCGCTCTCCACACCGGGATCGGGGTCGTACGTCCTCATCGCTGCCGCGGGCGGACACCAGCCGCAGGCCGTCTCCGTGACCGTAGGCGAACGCCCGGTCGAACTGGACGTGGTGCTCGGCGGCGCAGGGCGCCTCGCGGGCACCGTGGTGACCGCCGACGGCACCTCCGTACGGGACGCGACCGTCACCCTCACCAACGTCCACGGCGAGGTCGTCGCCAGCACCCGCAGCGGACGCGAGGGCGGCTATGTCATCACCGAACTGGTGGCCGGCGAGTACACCCTGGCCGCCAGCGCGCCCGCCTTCCGCCCGGCCGCGCTGCCCGTCACCGTGCAGGCCGCCCGGGAGACCCGGCAGGACATCGAACTGGCCGGGGGCGCCGTGCTGCGCGGGACGGTCCGGGCGAGCGGCGGCAGGCCCGTCGAGGACGCGCGCGTGACGCTGCTCGACGCGGCGGGCAACGTCGTCGACACGCTCACCACCGGCCCGGACGGGACGTTTCGGTTCGTCGATCTGTCCTCCGGCGAGTACACCGTGATCGCCGCGGGCTATCCGCCGGTCGCCACCGTGCTTCAAGTGGCCGGCGGCGGGCGCACGGAACGCGACCTTCAGCTGGGGCACGAGGACTGAGGAGCGCGGGTGCGCGCGCCGGGGCGTGGGCAGTTGCCAATTCCCGTATTGCCGCACATCACCACCGGCACTCGCCGTACCGTGGAGTCGGCGGCACAGATCTTGCCAAGCCGTGGGGAGAGAGGCCTTGGCCATGGACCGTGGCATCGAGAGGGACGCACCTCCCAGCCGCGGAGCTGGGATCGGCGCGACGGAAGGCGTCGCGAGCGGCCGTGTCCCGCTTGCCGTCGTCGTGATCGACCGCGAGGGATTGGTGTCCCACTGGAGCACCGGCGCCGGGCGGCTGTTCGGCGCCGCCAAGGAGGAGGCGATCGGACGGCCCGCCGCCGATCTGCTCCCCGTCTCCGGGGCGCTGCCAGAGGAGGCGGACGCCACCCCGTACGGGGCGTACACGGCCTACGACGGCCTCGGCCCCGACCTGGAGTCCTCCCTCGACGGACGGCTCAGCTTCCCCGCCGCGGGCCGCGCCCGGCTCACCGTGCCGGGCGACGAGCGCTCCGACGTCCTGTGGTGGGCGTACCCCCTGGTCGGCCCGGGGCGCGAGCGGTTACTGGTCCTCGCGGCCGACGCGGACGGACTCCAGCAGCGCGAGCCCGACGGCCTGGGCTTCGAGCGGATCGCGCCCGGGTTCGCCCTGCACACCGACTTCCCCGGCGCCGAGGAGCTGGCCCGCCGGCTGCCCGAGATCCTGCCCAGCATGAGCGTGGGCGAGAGCTCCCGCATCGTCGCGCAGATCCTCGAACTGGGCTATCCGGTCCTGGAGTTCAGCCAGAACGACCGGGTGCCCGTCACCCCCGACTGGGGTGTGCCGCGCCGCGCCGAGCGCAGGGCTCGCCGGGAGCAGGCCGCCCGTGCCGCTGTGCTCGGGCTTCCGGTGCCCGAGGAGGACACCGAGGAGAGCGTGGACCTCGAGTACGCGGCCGTACGAGAGCGCCTGGAGTTCCTCAACGAGGTCAGCGGTTGCATCGGCACCTCCCTCGATCTCTCGCGGACCATCATCGAGGTCAGCAAGGCCGTCGTGCCCCGCTTCACCGACGTCGCCGGCACCTATCTGCGCGAACAGGTCGTCGCGGGCGAGGGGTTCCCGGACGGCGTGCCGGACACCACCACCATGTGGCACCGGGTCGCCGTCGAGCACACCGACGAACCCGGCCGCTGGGACGATGTCGTGCCGGTCGGCGAGGCCATGCCGTTCCCGGCGCACACCCCGTTCTTCCAGTGCATGACCACCGGCGATCCCGTGCTGGTGCCGCGGATCAGCGAGGAGATGGGCCACGCCATCGCCTCCCAGTTCGAAAAGCGCGACATCCGGCCGCTCATCACCGGCCGCTCCATGCTCGTCGTGCCGCTCAAGGCCCGCAATGTGGTCCTCGGCTTCATGATCCTGCTGCGCCACCCCGAGCGGCCCGTCTTCAACGACATGGACCGGGTCACCGGCGCCGAACTCGCCGCCCGCGCGGGCCTCGTGCTCGACAACGCGCGCATGTACACCTTCCAGGAGAGCGTCGCCGAGACCCTCCAGGACAGCATGCTGCCGCACATCCCGCCGCGCATGGCGGGCTGCGACATCGCCACCCGCTATCTGCCCGGCACCCTGCTCGGCCGGGTCGGCGGCGACTGGTTCGACTCGGTGAAACTGCCCGGCGCCCGCACCGCCCTCGTCGTCGGCGACGTCATGGGCCACGGCCTCAACTCCGCCGCGATGATGGGCCAGTTGCGTACAGCCGTCCAGACCATGGCCGCCCTCGACCTGCCGCCCGCCCAACTCCTGCGCAACCTCGACGACCTCGCCCAGCGCCTCGGCGACACCTACCTCGCGACCTGTCTCTACGCCGTGTACGACCCGATCGCGAGCGAGTTGCACCTCGCCAACGCGGGCCATATCCCTCCCGTGCTGGTGCGGGCCGTGGACGGTCGCAGCGAACTGCTCGAGCTGCCCACGGGCGCGCCCATAGGCGTCGGCGGAGTGCCCTTCGAGGCGGTACGCGTGCGCGTGGAGCCCGGCGACCGGCTGGTGATGTGCACCGACGGGCTGGTTGAGGTGCGCGGCGAGGACATCGGCGTAGGACTGGCGACGCTGTGCGAGTCGGCCGCCCATCCGGCCGCGTCCATGGACGACGCCTGCGACACCATCATCCGGGCGCTCAACACGCGCGGCGGTCGCAAGGATGACGTCGCCCTGCTGATGGCACGGCTCAACGGCATCGGGCCGGAGGACGTCGCCGAGTGGCGGCTCGCCCTCGACCCCGTCGAGGGCGGCCGGGCCCGCGCGGTGGTCCGCGAGCAGCTGCACGACTGGGGTCTGGCGCGGCTGGTCGACCTCGCCGAGCTGCTGGTCAGCGAGCTCGTCACCAACGCCCTGCGGCACTCGCACAGCCGTCCCGTCGAGCTGCGGCTGGTCCGGGGCGACACCCTGCTGTGCGAGGTGGACGACGACGACCACGAGCTGCCCACCCTGATGAACGCCGGTCCCGGTGACGAACTCGGCCGGGGGCTGCGGCTGGTGAGCACCCTCGCACGCGAGTGGGGCACCAGCCGTACGAGTGCCGGAAAGACCGTCTGGTTCGAACTGACGCTCCCGCGACGCTGACCGGCCCCCGTGTTCCCGGGGGCGCACGAGGCGCGAGGGGGCGTACGCGGATCGAATGCGGCGTGAAGGATTGCGCCACGTGCTTGTAGCGCCGCCCGGGGCGCGATAGACCGTACTCGCCCGTCACTTCGTGGCGGGATGTCCGTCGCACCCTGGGGAGTTGGGCATGAGCGTGACGAGTCGGTACCGGGAGGCCTGGGAGGGCTTCTGGCGGGAGGCGCCCGAGGAACAGGGGGCGGTGTTCTGGGACGCGGAGCCGGCGCTGACCGTCGGTCCCCATCTGGCCCTGTTCGAACCGCACTTGACGGCGCCGACGCTGCCCATGGTTGACCTCGGCTGCGGCAATGGCACCCAGACCCGTTTCCTCGCCGACCGCTTCCCGCATGTGATCGGCGTCGACCTGTCCGGCGCGGCGATCGACCACGCCCGCCAGGCCGACCCCGCGGGTCTGGCCACCTACCGGGTCCTGGACGCCGGGGAGAAGGACGAGGCGCAGACGCTGCACGCGGAACTCGGCGACACCAACGTCTATATGCGGGGCGTGCTGCACCAGGCGGAGCCCGGTGACCGGCAGGCGCTGGTGGACGGCGTCGCCACCCTCATCGGCACCGGCGGCCGGGCCTTCCTGGTCGAACTGGCGGAGGCCGCCAAGCCCGTCCTGATGGGCCTCGCCCAGAGCCCCACGGGCCCGCCGCCGAAACTCGCCCCCGTCTTCCGGCACGGCATCGCGCCCGGTGAGGTCGCCGACGACGCGGTACTGGAGTACCTGCGCACGGCCGGGCTCTCCGTGGTGGCCTCGGGCGAACTGCCCCTCACCACCACGGAGTACACCCCGGACGGTGCCCGTATCGAACTGCCGTCGAAGTGGGTCGTCGTCGAACGCGCCTAGTTGACGGTACGGCCGCGGCGGTACGCCACCCAGCCGGTCGCCGTCAGCGCCGCCGCCAGCGCGGCCACGGTGCCGACGGCGACGCCGGTCGAGGCCAGACTGCCGCCGGTGGTGGAGGTGTTGGTGCCGGTACCGCCGGTGGAGCCTGAGCCTCCGGTGGTGCCTCCGGTACCGCCCGTGCCGCCGTTGCCGTCGTCCGTGTCCACCGGGTCCTGGCCGATGAAGCTCACCGGTACCTTGACGTCCTGGGTGCGGTCGCCGGAGAGCGTGTGGTCGGCGCGGGTGGCCAGGACGCACTTCGCCTTGAAGCAGTCCGTGAACTCGTCCTTGGCGTCCACGGTCAGCTCCACCTCGAAGGTGCCGCCGTTGCCGTACGGGATCGCCAGGTCCTCGCCGTAGTCCGGCGGGTTGGAGGAGATCCACGCGGAGGAGTGGGAGCCGCCGCTCATGTCGACGCCGCCGATGCAGGGCGTGGGCAGTTCGCCCGCGCCGTTGTCGACGCAGAGGGCGACATAGATGCCCTTGTCGACGTCGTAGCCGGAGCCGGTGACCTTCAGGGTCTGGTTCTCGGTGGCGAGGTGGTTGACCGGGGTGACGGTGAGCTTCTGGCCCTCGGGGCCGGTGACGGTGTGGGAGCCGGAGGGCTCTTCGGGGGTCTCCCCGTCGCCGTCTCCGTCGCCGCCCCCGTCGTCGGTCGCCTCGACCGTCAGGGTGATCGGCGAAGTGCGCGTCGTGCCGACCGAGTTGGTGAACTCGGCACGGTATTCGTAGCCGTCCTGCCCCGCCTTCGCGGTGAAGGAGTAGGCGTTCCGGGACGCGCCCTCGACCGTGGACCAGGTCTGGCCGCCGTCCGGGCTGACCTGCCAGCGCACGGTCGGCTCCGGGGTGCCCTCGGCCGCCGCGACGAACGTGACCTCGTCGCCGGGGGCCACGGTCTGGTCGGTGGGGGACTGGGTGACCTTGGGGGACACCCGCAGGTCGAGCTTGACGACCTCGCTCTCCGCCTGGTTGGTGACGTAGACGGAGGTGGCGCCCGGGGTGACGGCGACGCCCGCGTAGGCGCCGGTGAGGTTGCCCGGCAGTGGGACGGGCGTGGCGGCCTGCTGGAACGTCGTGCTGTCGAGGATCTCCAACGCGCCGGTGTTGTCCGTCGTGCCGTCGGCGGTGTCCTCGCGCAGCAGGAAGGCGCGGCCGGTGGTCTTGTCGAAGGCCAGCGCGGTCGGGCGGTCCTGACCGGTGAGAGTGGTCAGGAGCTCCGCGTCCTTGTCGAAGACCAGCACCGAAGTCCCGCTGCCCACCCAGACGTTGCCGGTCGCCGGGTCGGGCTCGACGAACGTGACGAAGTCCGCGGGGAGTTCGGCCGTGGCGGTGACCTCGAAGGTGGCGGTGTCGACGCGGTGCAGTACGCCGCCGGAGGCTCCGGCCGTCCAGGCCGCGCCGTGCGCGATGTCCACGCCGAGCTCGCTGCCGCCCTCGGCGGTCACCGTGCGCTTGACGGTCCCGGTGGCCGTCTCGATCTCGGAGAGATCGGCGCCCTGGGCGACCAGCACGGTGGAGGCGTCGCTGCCCGGACCGATCCCGGTGACCGCCGCGCCGCCGATCCAGACGCCCTTCGCGGTGGCGTCCCCGTCCTTGGCGGTGCCGATGCCGCGCAGCGGGTAGTGGAAGACGACCCCGTCCCCGGCCAGCGGTGCCGCGATCCGGCGGACCACGCGGTTCGCGAGGGCGCCGGTGGACCCGGGGGCCTGCGCGACATGGCTGAGGACCTTGCCGTCCTTGGGATCGAGGACGTACAGCCCCTGCTCGGCCACGTCCGCGGTGTCCGGGATGTTGTCCGAACCGACGTACAGCTTCCCGGAGTCGGGGTGCACCAGCAGGTCCAGCGGGCGACCCGCGGTGCCGAACTCGGCCGCCTTCGCATAGCTGACGGTGCCCGGCGGTACCTCCACACCGTCGCCGCCGTCTCCCTCACCGGGGTCCTGGCCCTCGAAGGTGAGCGGGATCCGGACGTCCTGGGAGCGGTCTCCGGCGGCGTTGTGGTCGACGCGGGTGACGACCGAGCAGGCGACCTCAAGGCAGTCGAGGCCGCCGTCCTTGGCCTTGATGGTCAGCTCGACGTCGAAGGTGCCGCCCTCGCCCCAGCGTTCGGCGACCGTGCCCGCGCCTTCGTCCGAGGCG of the Streptomyces sp. NBC_00287 genome contains:
- a CDS encoding immunoglobulin I-set domain protein gives rise to the protein MHLRRPAAFVGAAALVAASAAGSSAQAADTPRTAFGKDGQKLTVSASANLDPDGETLRVTGDGYDDTKGIYVAVCKDNGDNRIPTPCLGGADQSGDSGASKWIIPRDASDEGAGTVAERWGEGGTFDVELTIKAKDGGLDCLEVACSVVTRVDHNAAGDRSQDVRIPLTFEGQDPGEGDGGDGVEVPPGTVSYAKAAEFGTAGRPLDLLVHPDSGKLYVGSDNIPDTADVAEQGLYVLDPKDGKVLSHVAQAPGSTGALANRVVRRIAAPLAGDGVVFHYPLRGIGTAKDGDATAKGVWIGGAAVTGIGPGSDASTVLVAQGADLSEIETATGTVKRTVTAEGGSELGVDIAHGAAWTAGASGGVLHRVDTATFEVTATAELPADFVTFVEPDPATGNVWVGSGTSVLVFDKDAELLTTLTGQDRPTALAFDKTTGRAFLLREDTADGTTDNTGALEILDSTTFQQAATPVPLPGNLTGAYAGVAVTPGATSVYVTNQAESEVVKLDLRVSPKVTQSPTDQTVAPGDEVTFVAAAEGTPEPTVRWQVSPDGGQTWSTVEGASRNAYSFTAKAGQDGYEYRAEFTNSVGTTRTSPITLTVEATDDGGGDGDGDGETPEEPSGSHTVTGPEGQKLTVTPVNHLATENQTLKVTGSGYDVDKGIYVALCVDNGAGELPTPCIGGVDMSGGSHSSAWISSNPPDYGEDLAIPYGNGGTFEVELTVDAKDEFTDCFKAKCVLATRADHTLSGDRTQDVKVPVSFIGQDPVDTDDGNGGTGGTGGTTGGSGSTGGTGTNTSTTGGSLASTGVAVGTVAALAAALTATGWVAYRRGRTVN